Part of the Caldivirga sp. genome is shown below.
GCACTCCCTACTTAACGCCAATTTGAATACCTCAGTCCAGTTAACCATTAATTCACTGGGGTTAAGCCCCCTTAAATACTAATGTATTGCTGATTACTGGGGTCCTAATTGAAATTGTTTTAAAGCCAACCCTAGAGCATGCATTATGTTGAATGGGAAAAGAATAATCATAGCTGGAGCTGGACCTGGTCTAGGTTCAGCAACGGCCTACTTAGCCTTAATTAATGGTGCGTCGGTGGTTATGGTGGCTAGGAACGAGGAGAGGTTGAGAAGCATGCAGTCTACCTTATCTAAGTATGGTAAGGTGGAGTTCATTAAGGGTGATTTAAGCACCATGACTGGTGCTGAGAATGCCGTCAAGGAGGCTTACAGTATCCTAGGTGGCTTAGATGGTGTGGTAACAGTGCTTGGTGGGTATACTGAAGCATCACTTAGTGAGCTCACTGAGGAGTCACTATTCAACATGCTTAGGGTTAACTTAGCGGCCCACTTATTCACAGTTAAAGCCGCTGTTCAATTAATGAATAATGGTTCCATAGTAATGGTTAGCGCAATATGGGGTCCGTACCTAAACTGGCCTAACCACGTAGCGTACGTTGCGTCTAAAGCGGCATTATCAAGGGTTGTGGAGACATTGGCTGCTGAACTGCTTAGTAGGGGTATTAGGGTTAATGCAGTTGCCCCAGGGGGAATTAGGCGTGATTTTAGACCTGAGAGGAATTGGAGGAGTACTAGGAGTATTGGTGATTCAAGCGCACCACCGGAGGATATTGCTAATATAATTATTTGGCTTCTCTCAGATCAATCCGAGTGGGTTAATGGTGCAGTAATACCGGCTGATGGTGGGTTTAGATTAAGGCAGCGTTAATTAATGTCGGGTAAAATGCTGATTCTTCTTCTAAACCAATTATATATACTCCACCAGTCTAATTTATACAAGACTACACCAACCACGGTGAATACTACTGCGAAGGTTAATTGAAATTCAAGTCTACTAAGGCCCAGTGTTGATGTTGCGTTGTAGATTGTGTTTAATAGGGTTAGTTCAATGGGTATTTCAATTGAGCTTTTAATCAACTTCCCTAACAGTACGTAGGCGTTAAGCCTACTTAAACTAGCCCCAGCTGCTCCAGTACCAACGTAGAGGTAGTCGTCAAGTGGGATTCCGGGAATTACGGCCAGAATTACCACAACCAGCCAAAGAAAGCCAAGCCTAAGTAACCCCTTAAGAAACGTCATGTTCCTGCTTTTAGCCATAGGCCTCCTTAAAGCCACTCCGATTAAGTATATAGTGTTCTTAGCTAAAGCGGCTCCAAGGGCGGTAACAACTATGAAGAGTATTATTACTGGCGCATTAGGCTTAAGGTTCATTAATATTACTGAAGCGTAGACCGTGTAGGCAGCGCCAAAGAAGGGAGTGGCATTGCTCACTAGACTAACCGCGAACACCAGCATAGTGTAGTAAAGCAGCGTATCCACAATGAGGCGTTAAACCTAATGCATATAAAGCATTCCGTCAAATAAAAGCCCCAATCCTTAATGGGTGTGGTTTCTGCTCATTGAGGTTTACGTTATGTCTCTGGCCATTAAACCTAACTTAACTTAAGGCAACTAGGAACGAGCTAGCTCCCTTATTTTCTGTCTCTTAAGTGAAATTAGTTTATTTAAGGTAGTCTATCTTAACATTCATCATTCTTTAGGGACTCAATTATGTTAAGGAAGTCACTACCTGGGATTACCTTTCCAAGTATAATTGGGGAACCACCAGTTGCTTCCGTATTTCCAACCCTCAGGTGAAGCGTTTCGTTAGCTATAATAGCGAAGCCTAACCCCTCCCTAGCCAGATCATCTATCCCATGATCCTTAAATGTTGTGATTCTAGGAGCTAAATCACCCAGTAACTCCCTTAAATCACTCATTAAGACAGGGTTCCTAGTACCTCCACCACCAATGACTATTTCCCTTATGGGACCATTTATGAATCGCTTAACTTGATCACGAATACATTCTGCGGTAAACCTAGTTACGGTCCTAATTAAGTCGTCCCTTGAGTACCTACCTAAATACGGTAGGATCCTATCCTTCACAAAGCTTAACCCAAAGTACTCCCTCCCAGTGTTCTTGGGGGGTTGCTGTGAGAAGTACTTATCCTGCATTAGTTCAAGGATTAATTCTCTAATCACATGACCATTAGATGCGTGTAGGCCATCCTTATCGTAAGGCTCATTGTAGAAGTAGTCTGTTAATGAGTTAATTAGAATATTACCAGGCCCTACGTCAAACGCAATCACCCTATTTCTCCCAATGTACGTTACATTTGATATGCCGCCAATGTTTACGGTTAATGTCCCCTCATCAAATATTAATGAATCACTTAATGCAATTAATGGGGCACCTAAGCCTCCGGCAGCAACATCATTAGTCCTAAAATCATAAACCACCGTTTTAAGGGTTCGTGCGTAGATCTCAGATACTTCACCAATCTGCAGTGTACCATAATCCCTCTTACCTAATGAAGGCCCATGGTAAGCAGTATACCCTGAGTAAACCACCACGTCATAATCCCCCACGTTGAAACTACTCACTATAGCGTTAGCAAGGAATCTCCCCAAGTCCCAATGCACCTTACTGAACTCCTCAGCGGTAACGCATTCCATGGATGAGACCTTAAGTAACTCCCTCCTCAACTCCTCAGGGTATCTGAAGGACGTATAGTTAATTATCTTGAATTTTACTCTCCTTCCGCATCCCTTTAAATCAATAAGTGATACATCAGCTCCATCAGATGATGTTCCAGTGACAATTGATA
Proteins encoded:
- a CDS encoding SDR family oxidoreductase; this translates as MLNGKRIIIAGAGPGLGSATAYLALINGASVVMVARNEERLRSMQSTLSKYGKVEFIKGDLSTMTGAENAVKEAYSILGGLDGVVTVLGGYTEASLSELTEESLFNMLRVNLAAHLFTVKAAVQLMNNGSIVMVSAIWGPYLNWPNHVAYVASKAALSRVVETLAAELLSRGIRVNAVAPGGIRRDFRPERNWRSTRSIGDSSAPPEDIANIIIWLLSDQSEWVNGAVIPADGGFRLRQR
- a CDS encoding anhydro-N-acetylmuramic acid kinase yields the protein MRFLSIVTGTSSDGADVSLIDLKGCGRRVKFKIINYTSFRYPEELRRELLKVSSMECVTAEEFSKVHWDLGRFLANAIVSSFNVGDYDVVVYSGYTAYHGPSLGKRDYGTLQIGEVSEIYARTLKTVVYDFRTNDVAAGGLGAPLIALSDSLIFDEGTLTVNIGGISNVTYIGRNRVIAFDVGPGNILINSLTDYFYNEPYDKDGLHASNGHVIRELILELMQDKYFSQQPPKNTGREYFGLSFVKDRILPYLGRYSRDDLIRTVTRFTAECIRDQVKRFINGPIREIVIGGGGTRNPVLMSDLRELLGDLAPRITTFKDHGIDDLAREGLGFAIIANETLHLRVGNTEATGGSPIILGKVIPGSDFLNIIESLKNDEC